The Plasmodium relictum strain SGS1 genome assembly, chromosome: 8 DNA window aaaataaatgtacatatatatatatatatatatatatatatatatatatatatatatatatatatatatatatatatatcaatattttcattgtaaaaaaaatttctttttttttaatttagtcattttttttctttttttgctttttaatattttctaaaaaataattcttattATACTGCATATATACTCTTAATGTCTTTTTCTaatatctatttttaaagtaagagaaaatataattagcTTATTTAATCTTTAAAgaatttcaatatttttaattgtaaaagaaaagaacaaaaaaaatctttattttaaaatgaatttatatatatttcccttttatttttttttacttttcctatttataaaaaattgataaaaaaaattttttttttcaattttataaattaaggTAATTCCAATTTCatggaaaatataaaatatttttttaatttcttttttttttttcaataaagcTCTTATGTTTCTTTAGAATATGCTtagtatttataaaaaaaaaaccaaaaaaaaacaagaaaaaaaaatattgagagataaatgatattaagtatgaaaaatatataaaagatattattttttttaaatatctaatatattttaatgtttataagattaaaaaaatggatttcaaaataatttttaaaataactactatttttttttataattgtcTTTGAAATTgtgatatttttaattattatgtatctcctttttaaaatatgatttCAAAATTTACTCATTATGAAccttataataaaaaatattctaaaaGGAAATCTaacaattaaatttttttttaatggcTTTGATCAAAAATGAAACatttcaaaattataaaagtaaatcttaacaattaaaattctttttaaataattttaattaaaaaagaaacacTTCAAAACCAtgttttctatatttttaattaaaattagtaaatatatttctttttctccaTTTATGATCATTAAACCAGTTTTAAGATTCTCTTTTGTTTACTAGAAAttctacatttttttttttttttcgtgtTTATTCTCAAAACAATTTTATTCTACAGAAgtgtattatatttttagtaaTAACACATACACAAAATTGTAAtttcttaataaaaatataattatgcTTCATATGTATTTCAAAATTTACAAATAAGAGGTagttttttttagttttccATTTTTTGAGATGAATTTTttggaaaaaaattataaattattatataaattttcaagtgaaaaaaaaaagtgataataacaaatatatatatatattatggaaaaataatgaattttttaaaaggtGAATTCActaataaaaggaaaaaaatttttagtttggctttttcaaatatatattttttgttatcgtttattaaattaaaaaaaaaaaaaaaaaaaatgtatatagtgtaataaattttattaatataattaaaaattatttccaCATTATTTCTGCATtaagaaatttatttaaattttgtaataaaaaaaaatatatatatatatatatatatatatttttgccttatatatattattattataaggattttttttttttttttattattaaaaaaaaattaaaacatcaactttatgataaaaaaaaaaaacttttgtttttatgacaaaagtatatatattttcttgatGAAATTATGAAAGCATGTATTatacttatttattttaaataataagagaaaattaattctattttgaaattaactgttttcttttatatgatttaaaaattttaacaattagaataaaaaaaaaaaaaaaatttagggtaattatttgtatataaAAGAAGTTAGAACTTTTTTAATCATATTTCAGatgcatatatttatttttaaacttCATTTGTTTTGAAAATGATAacaaaaaacataaaaaatatatttagcaaaataaatataataacaaGCAAGAATAAGGCACGAAATATAAGTATAAGTGCAACAAATTTCAAAATTGTTAAGTGCAAATTATTTGATATAGGAGAAGGTATATCTGAAGTAGAAGTAACTCAGTGGAATAAGAATGAAGGAGATCAAGTTCACGAAATGGAGAGTTTATTGACAGTACAAAGTGATAAGGCATCTGTGGATATAACTAGTAAATATAGTGGTATActtgtaaaaaaatatgctaATGAAAAggattttattaaaattggATCTTATTTCTGTGAATTAGATACTGAAGATAAtgtagaagaagaaaaaaatgatgaagaaaaagaaaaagaagatgaAGACGAAGAcgaagatgaaaataaaattaaactaGAAGATCTAGATGATCAATCGGATGAAGTAAGTTTAGAAGAATCTTcaaatatttcaaataaaaatatgtatgaagcagagaaaaaacaaaaaattactGTTAAAGCGCCACCTggtgttaaaaaaaaagcaaaagaaTACAACTTAGACTTAAATAAAATAGGTGAGTATTTTAACAaggaaattataaatatgaatgatttagaattatataaaaaaagcaaaaatgCTGTAAAAATAGAAGTAGATAATGACTCTGTGGACATATTGGAAGAAGTTCCTTTAAAGGGTATAAAACTGGCTATGTGTAAAAGCATGAATGATTCACTAAATGTTcctttatttcatttaaatgaaaTGTGTATTgttgaaaatttattaaaaattaaaaatgaatttaaaaaaagttcaCAAGAAAAAGAGAATATAACAATAACTtgcataataataaaattaatatctaTTGCATTAACTGATTTTCCTATATTAAATTCGAAATTTGacgcaaaaaaaaatagttacaCTATTTATAAAAGCCATAATATATGTGTAGCAATGGACACACCAAATGGCTTATTAGTTCCCAATATAAAGAatgttcaaaaaaaaaacattattgATATTCAAAAAGATTTGATACTTTTACGTGATAGGGCTCAGCAGATGAAATTAAGTAAATCTGATATATCTGATGGTACTATTACTATTAGTAATTTCGGTGCTATATCTGGATCTTTTGCTACTCCAATAGTATTTGACAACCAAGCATGTATAATAGGAGTATCTAAAGCTCAGAagcaattatttttaaaaaatggaagaaatgaattaaattcattaaatgATATAATGGTTGCTGATACAATAAATTTAACGTCAGGAGCTGATCATAGATTTATTGACGGCGCAACATTAGCACAATTTTCCAAAAAGTTGAAAAGCTTAATTGAAAACCCTATTTCTATAAtaccttttttaaaataagtgACATATAGAATTAATGATAAttccttttatattatatttatatagtgACATCTATTATAGATTTccaattatataataattttctatttctttctATTCTgtaactatatatatatatatatatatatatatttttccttttaattttatagttATATTTCcaagaataattttaaaatcattctctttttatattttaatcctttgttattttaaatatattttttttttttctcccatatatattaaaatttatatctttatctatatatatatatatatataaatttatgtgttatattttaaaaaaaaaattcaaaaagaaaatttacaagttaataaaaatttatcttaaaaaaaaaaaaattaaaatttttatataaataaaaatcctaaaaaaaggaaaaacatatatttattaataaaattatatatatatattaattataaaacaaGTCTAGAAAACGATTATTAAATTTGAAATTATTTGGGTgtattgtattattttttattaaggattttaaattattgatATATGTTTCTGTTTTAATTAACTGAACTGCATCTTTTACTAAAATCTTATTATTGGGACTAATAAGCATAAAAGAAGgtagattttttatttgaaatttttggcaaatatacaaataattgTCAAAAGGTAAgctataaaaatttatattttttaaaaagtttaaataatCTTCATATGTTTTATCAAAAGGTATGTAAATTATTTcaataaaaggaaaattctttttaaaaatattcaaattttCTACAAATGTTAAACAATATTTACACCATGAAGCTCCAAAAAATAGACCTAAATACTTATTATTGAAATATGAggaatcaattttttttaattcaccatttttgtaaaaatacatgtaatttatataatttttatatttctcttCATCAATTTTTGTACTTTTA harbors:
- the BCKDH-E2 gene encoding lipoamide acyltransferase component of branched-chain alpha-keto acid dehydrogenase complex, putative, translated to MITKNIKNIFSKINIITSKNKARNISISATNFKIVKCKLFDIGEGISEVEVTQWNKNEGDQVHEMESLLTVQSDKASVDITSKYSGILVKKYANEKDFIKIGSYFCELDTEDNVEEEKNDEEKEKEDEDEDEDENKIKLEDLDDQSDEVSLEESSNISNKNMYEAEKKQKITVKAPPGVKKKAKEYNLDLNKIGEYFNKEIINMNDLELYKKSKNAVKIEVDNDSVDILEEVPLKGIKLAMCKSMNDSLNVPLFHLNEMCIVENLLKIKNEFKKSSQEKENITITCIIIKLISIALTDFPILNSKFDAKKNSYTIYKSHNICVAMDTPNGLLVPNIKNVQKKNIIDIQKDLILLRDRAQQMKLSKSDISDGTITISNFGAISGSFATPIVFDNQACIIGVSKAQKQLFLKNGRNELNSLNDIMVADTINLTSGADHRFIDGATLAQFSKKLKSLIENPISIIPFLK
- the Plrx gene encoding plasmoredoxin, putative, translating into MECEVDKTVFKSTKIDEEKYKNYINYMYFYKNGELKKIDSSYFNNKYLGLFFGASWCKYCLTFVENLNIFKKNFPFIEIIYIPFDKTYEDYLNFLKNINFYSLPFDNYLYICQKFQIKNLPSFMLISPNNKILVKDAVQLIKTETYINNLKSLIKNNTIHPNNFKFNNRFLDLFYN